One Fusarium falciforme chromosome 1, complete sequence genomic window carries:
- a CDS encoding NAD(P)-bd-dom domain-containing protein, with protein sequence MAPKIFLTGVTGFIGGAAFAKIYEKHPDYEYKLFVRSEERAKAVSEKYPDVKFVYGDLNSTDVIEKAAAEADIVIHTAESADTVSAAEAIAKGLAAGHTADKPGYWIHLSGTGILTWYDFDNKRFGEGPIPEQKYNDIDDIDRLLTLPDSAMHRDVDKIVQGANSDAVKTIIIAPPTIYGTGGGPVNKRSIQVPNLAHASLQLGYAPVIGAGKTEWDNVNINDLADLFSRFVDATQDPSKRSNPEIFGRRAYYFARGGQHVWADIAAWIADEARRQGYAPDLKTKSVPLEVVSKLGLVSAESWGANSKGEAERAKKYLGWEPKGVPLKETIAEAVALEAKKLGLTAK encoded by the exons ATGGCGCCCAAGATCTTCCT AACCGGTGTCACTG GCTTCATCGGAGGCGCTGCCTTTGCTAAGATTTACGAGAAGCACCCGGACTACGAATACAAACTCTTTGTTCGTAGCGAAGAGCGTGCCAAAGCTGTCTCTGAAAAGTACCCCGACGTCAAGTTTGTGTACGGTGACCTCAATAGCACCGATGTGATCGAGAAAGCGGCTGCTGAGGCCGACATTGTCATCC ACACAGCCGAATCAGCAGACACCGtctctgctgctgaggcAATCGCAAAGGGCCTCGCCGCTGGCCATACAGCAGACAAGCCAGGATACTGGATCCATCTGTCGGGTACTGGTATCTTGACCTGGTACGACTTCGATAACAAGCGATTTGGCGAGGGACCTATCCCTGAGCAAAAGTACAACGACATCGACGATATCGACCGTCTCCTAACCCTACCAGATTCGGCTATGCACAGAGATGTCGACAAGATCGTTCAGGGAGCCAACTCAGATGCTGTCAAGACTATCATTATAGCTCCTCCAACCATCTACGGAACTGGCGGCGGACCTGTCAACAAGCGAAGCATCCAGGTTCCCAACCTCGCCCACGCGAGCCTCCAACTAGGCTACGCACCTGTCATCGGGGCCGGCAAGACGGAGTGGGACAACGTCAACATCAACGACCTCGCAGACCTGTTTAGCAGATTCGTCGACGCAACACAGGACCCATCCAAGCGGAGCAACCCCGAAATCTTTGGCCGCCGCGCCTACTACTTCGCCCGGGGCGGCCAGCACGTGTGGGCCGACATCGCGGCGTGGATCGCCGACGAGGCGAGGCGCCAGGGGTACGCCCCGGACCTCAAGACAAAGTCGGTGCCGCTCGAGGTGGTGTCCAAGCTCGGGCTGGTGTCGGCCGAGTCGTGGGGCGCCAACTCCAAGGGAGAGGCCGAGAGGGCCAAGAAGTATCTGGGGTGGGAGCCCAAAGGGGTGCCGCTCAAGGAGACTATTGCAGAGGCTGTGGCGCTGGAGGCAAAGAAGCTGGGCTTGACGGCCAAGTAA